The genomic window TTCTTTGCGCTTGCGTTTTTCTTGTGGCGTTTCAAAAAATTGGTGCTTTTTATAGTCTGTGTAGATTCCAGCTTTAGCAACCTGTCGTTTAAAGCGACGTAACGCAGATTCTATGGGTTCGTTTTGACCAACAACTACTTGGGTCATTATGTAACTTTACACCTCCTATTTTTATGTATTTTAGTTCGACCCTATCAGCTATGACACTGACGAGTCTTATTTTTATTAAAGCTCATTGAGGTACATTTTCTCAACCTATCAAGTATAGCTTATTACGGAACCTTTAATTAATTAATCACGTTAATCCCTTGAATTAACCAGCGATCGCCTTGACGGATTAAATCATAACGAACCCGTAAATTATCGTTATAAGAACGACTGACCCTACCACCTTGATAGTATTGAGCGGATTCTTGAACATTGGCATCAACAACCGCTTGATTGGGGTTATTGGTACTGGGTTTAAAGGAATTAACTTGAACTTGGTGTTTGTAGGTCCAATAATTTTGATTTTGTTGTAATTGTTGCGCTTGCCGTTGCCATCGAGACAGTAGAGGGTTGGCCAAAATTGTCTTTAAGGATTCAATGTCATGGCTTTGGCCAAAAGCTTGAGATTTACTGGATAACCAGGTTTCTACTACTTGTTGGGCCCCTTCGAGGGTTAACATTCCGGTGGCCGTTACCATTTGAGCATCAGCAGAGGGAATATCAATGAGAGGTTGATGAAGAGAAACGGAGTATTGTCCTTTTTCTAGGGCAGATAAGGGAGAATTGGCTTTAGACATCCAAGTGATTCCCAGGCCGATTAATCCCACTCCCCCCACAATCGCAACTGCTGTTAAGCCTACTTTTGGACTACGTCGTGGGGGACGAGTGGGCAACGTTTTTGCAAGGGGAACGGTTTGGGTAGAAGCGGGTTTTCGGTTGGGGGACTGTTCTAAAACAGTTTCACGAATCGGTTGCGGGTCAGGTTTTGGGGCATACTGTTTGCGCTTACGACGACGCACATCCCGAATATCTATAGGAGAGAGGGAACGAACCGGCAGACTAACTGGGTCTAAGGCCGCATTTCCTTGTTCTAGGGGTTGATACCTAGGATAACGACGATTATTATGCAGACGACTACGAGAAGGTGGATTTTTTTCAGGGTTCATCACCCCTTGGGGTTTGGGAGGAGAGGGCGTGAGCAATTGGTTAAGATAGGTTTGAACATCTTGATCGGCAAAATATTCTTTCAAAGAGGCAGTTTTTTCTTTTAAATCCCTAAAATGGGCAAAAACTTCCGTTTGTAACCAATGTTCACCATAGCGACATAATCCTGGTAAGAGATCGGGAGCCCCTTGGGAATTTTCTCGTATAAACTTTAATGCTTGTTGATCTTGACATCGTTCTAATGCCTGGGCTGCTGCTTGGGTTTGTCCCAGTAATAAAGCAACGATGGATTGTTCGATGGACACATCTTGACGAGGTTCTAACCCCTCAAGCACCGTTTTCGCTTCTAGGATTAATGAGGGTTGTTTTTGGGCAAATCCTTGAGCTATTAGGGCATATACCCCTAAATAGGCTGCTACAGAAGAGGGACGCTGTGCCTCTTCGATAAAAATGTCTTTTTGTTCTTCAGCCGTTAAATATGTTCGGATTTGCTGAATAAAGCGCAAAAAATCATCAATTCCTAGGCCAGAGTGATCGTCTCCCTTGCCATCAATGCCCTGACGCTCTTCTAACATCGATTGTAATAACTTTATCCCTGTCTGACGGGGGACTGTATTTTTGAGCGGGGCTGCCAGTAATTCTAAAATTCGATAGGGACGCAGTTTATGGAGTTCTGCACGAATTTCTGTTTGTATGGAAGGAAAAAGGTTATTTTTTTCTAATAGGGTTAATCCTTGGGTTCCGGCTAAGGCTGCTGGCTCATAGGCTTGTTGATGCCATTGCTCTCGGCTAATTTCTAAATAAGCTAAAGCAATACTTAAGATTGTGTCAGTGCGGTGCTTAGTGGCTGTATCATCAATATCTAAAGAAAGAGAAGAGGTCGGAAGGGTCTGAAGATAACTTTCACCATATTTGATCACTAGCTCATATTCTCCTAACTCATGGAGAATTAAAAGACTGCCCGTAAGTTGCTCCGGCTCAATATCAATCTCCGCAGTGGTAAGAGGGGAACTTTCTGACACGGCTTCCGTCGCTGACCGAGGAGATGGGCTTTCCCCTGCTTCTTGATAGGAAGCTTGGTCTTGCCAAAATTGCGCCTCATACTTGGCTTTTTGAGCAGGGTTAGATAAAACCCCATAAGCTTGCTCTAGCAACTGTCTACGGGACTGGATCGCTTGATTACTGTATTCCCGACGGGGCAATTGAATACTGCGATCACGATAAGCTTGACGAAGTTGCTCATCTGTTACTTGGGGAAAAATTCCTAATATCCTGTAGTAGTCTAGCGGTATGCGCACGGTTGACTTCCTCAGAGCAGGGTGACTTAATTTTATATATTTAGGATTAACAAGAATGATGATAAAGAATCATCTATAGGATTTAAGAGATTTGATTATGAAATCAAAAATAGGGTTGGCAAGATTGTAACTTAAAGATTCATTTTAGTAAAAGTTTTTTTTATTTGTGGTAAGCTCAGGCACTTAACCTGACAATACCTATTCAGTTTAAACTGGAACAGGAGGAAATTGCTTTTTCCTAAAAAGGGTTACGATAGCCTACCTCGATATATGATTGTAGCGATATTTTTGATTCTTGGTTGGCTTCCCTAATAGTTAGTTCAATTGTTCTAAATTATTGTTTGAATTGTTATGGTTTCTGAACGTACTTTGCCTGAATTTAATACAACGTCCATTCAACTAACCCAAGAAGAAGGGTTAATGTTGTATGAGGATATGACCTTAGGCCGCTTATTTGAGGATAAATGTGCTGAGATGTACTATCGAGGTCGAATGTTCGGTTTTGTCCACCTCTACAACGGACAAGAAGCGGTTTCCACCGGTATTATCAAAGCGTTACGCCCCGACGAAGACTATGTATCTAGTACCTATCGGGATCACGTTCATGCCCTGAGTTGTGGGGTTCCCCCCCGTGAAGTGATGGCGGAGTTATTTGGTAAAGAAACCGGTTGCAGTAAGGGCCGTGGAGGTTCGATGCACCTATTCTCTGAAAAACACCGACTGTTAGGGGGTTATGCTTTTGTTGCAGAAGGCATTCCCGTGGCTACAGGGGCAGCCTTTCAAAGTAAGTATAGGCGAGAAATGATGGGAGATGAAACCGCCGATCAAGTGACGGTGTGTTTCTTTGGAGATGGGGCCAGCAATAACGGTCAATTTTTTGAATGTTTAAACATGGCGGCCCTCTGGAAATTACCCATTATTTATGTTGTAGAAAATAATAAATGGGCGATCGGTATGGCCCACAACCGCGCCACTTCTCAACCCGAAATCTACAAAAAAGCCAGTGTGTTTGATATGGTCGGGGTAGAAGTAGATGGCATGGACGTTCTTGCGGTGAGAAAAGTGGCTCAAGAAGCTATCGCCCGGGCCCGTGCAGGGGAAGGTCCGACCCTGATCGAAGCTTTAACCTATCGTTTTCGAGGTCACTCTCTGGCCGATCCCGATGAACTGCGATCGCCTGATGAAAAACAGTTTTGGGGTAGTAAAGATCCCATTCAACGATTAGAAGCCTATTTAATTGAGCATAATTTAGCCAATCAAAGCGAGTTAGACGAAATCAAGCAAAAAGTTCAAGCATCGGTGGATGATGCCGTAAAATTTGCCGAAGAAAGTCCTGAACCTGATCCGAAAGAGTTATATCGTTACGTTTTCGCTGAAGATTGATATTGATTTAACTCCAGAGGAAGAAAAAGAATATTTAGGAGGAACAAGAAGTTAATCCCCCTACAGCTAATCACAACCCCATGATTAAATAATGGGGTTTCTCTGATTATTTAGAAAACGAACAGAACATAAAAGCCATCTTGTTAAGTCCTGACTATTCTGTTCTCAGTCTTCGTATAATGGTAAGATAGAAAACTCTACAGATTCGGGAGGAACAGTCGATTGTTCAAGCCAGTCAATGTCGCTATACTAGGAGCAACCGGAGCCGTTGGCACTGAGTTGCTAGAACTTTTAGAAAGCCGTAACTTTCCCTTAAATAACCTCAAACTTTTAGCTTCTTCTCGTTCAGCCGGAACCCATCTGAAATTTAAAGGAGAAAGCATCAAAGTTGAAGCAGTAGACGAAAAGGCTTTCGATGACGTTGACCTTGTTTTAGCTTCGGCTGGTGGTTCTACCTCGAAAGCTTGGGCGCAAACTATTGTAGACTCTGGAGCCGTGATGGTGGATAACTCCAGTGCCTTCCGCATGAACCCAGATGTTCCCCTGATTGTTCCAGAAATTAACCCAGAAGCGGCCGCTAACCATCAAGGCATTATCGCTAATCCTAACTGTACGACGATTCTGAT from Crocosphaera subtropica ATCC 51142 includes these protein-coding regions:
- the rpsU gene encoding 30S ribosomal protein S21 yields the protein MTQVVVGQNEPIESALRRFKRQVAKAGIYTDYKKHQFFETPQEKRKRKEATRRRQRSRRH
- a CDS encoding IMS domain-containing protein, with protein sequence MRIPLDYYRILGIFPQVTDEQLRQAYRDRSIQLPRREYSNQAIQSRRQLLEQAYGVLSNPAQKAKYEAQFWQDQASYQEAGESPSPRSATEAVSESSPLTTAEIDIEPEQLTGSLLILHELGEYELVIKYGESYLQTLPTSSLSLDIDDTATKHRTDTILSIALAYLEISREQWHQQAYEPAALAGTQGLTLLEKNNLFPSIQTEIRAELHKLRPYRILELLAAPLKNTVPRQTGIKLLQSMLEERQGIDGKGDDHSGLGIDDFLRFIQQIRTYLTAEEQKDIFIEEAQRPSSVAAYLGVYALIAQGFAQKQPSLILEAKTVLEGLEPRQDVSIEQSIVALLLGQTQAAAQALERCQDQQALKFIRENSQGAPDLLPGLCRYGEHWLQTEVFAHFRDLKEKTASLKEYFADQDVQTYLNQLLTPSPPKPQGVMNPEKNPPSRSRLHNNRRYPRYQPLEQGNAALDPVSLPVRSLSPIDIRDVRRRKRKQYAPKPDPQPIRETVLEQSPNRKPASTQTVPLAKTLPTRPPRRSPKVGLTAVAIVGGVGLIGLGITWMSKANSPLSALEKGQYSVSLHQPLIDIPSADAQMVTATGMLTLEGAQQVVETWLSSKSQAFGQSHDIESLKTILANPLLSRWQRQAQQLQQNQNYWTYKHQVQVNSFKPSTNNPNQAVVDANVQESAQYYQGGRVSRSYNDNLRVRYDLIRQGDRWLIQGINVIN
- the pdhA gene encoding pyruvate dehydrogenase (acetyl-transferring) E1 component subunit alpha yields the protein MVSERTLPEFNTTSIQLTQEEGLMLYEDMTLGRLFEDKCAEMYYRGRMFGFVHLYNGQEAVSTGIIKALRPDEDYVSSTYRDHVHALSCGVPPREVMAELFGKETGCSKGRGGSMHLFSEKHRLLGGYAFVAEGIPVATGAAFQSKYRREMMGDETADQVTVCFFGDGASNNGQFFECLNMAALWKLPIIYVVENNKWAIGMAHNRATSQPEIYKKASVFDMVGVEVDGMDVLAVRKVAQEAIARARAGEGPTLIEALTYRFRGHSLADPDELRSPDEKQFWGSKDPIQRLEAYLIEHNLANQSELDEIKQKVQASVDDAVKFAEESPEPDPKELYRYVFAED